TCCCTCCTGGGGATGGTGGATTGTGAATGGAGCCACTACCCTGCTTGAGAACTGGGATCTGGATGCCGAGCGGGACATCTCCGACAATCATATGATGTTCGGCGAGATCGGCGCGTGGTTCTTCAAAGGACTGGGAGGCATCTACCCCGATGCCGCACAGCCCGGTTTCAAGCATATTATCCTGCGCCCCCATTTTGAAAAAGATTTGGAGCGGTTCGATGCACAGTTTAATTCACCCCATGGCCTGATCCGTTCTCAATGGAAATGGGAAGGAGGAAAGATAAACTATCAGGTTGTGGTACCTGCGAACAGCAGTGCCACTTTGTATCTTCCCGATTATGTGGAAGGAAACAAATTAATAAAACTGGATGCAGGAACTCATAGTTTTACATTTAAGATAAGTGGCTGAAGGTTGATGTGGTGATGTGGTGATGTGGTGATGTGATGATGTGATGATTTAACGATTTGATAATTGGCTGATTACCCTGTTATTCTTCCCTTCTCCAATTCTATACTTCTCCAATTCCGACTTCTAATTTCTAACTTCTGAGTTCAAAATTTAATCATATGAAACGAATAATCTTTTTTCTGGCTATACTAATTCTCACCTCTCTAGCTATAACGGTTTTTGGGAAGGAAAAAGCATCAGTCGCTCCGGTGAATCTCACCTGTGAACACCTGAAGAATCCGGCAAGTCTGGATGTAGCGCATCCACGTTTTAGTTGGACACTCCAACCGACCGATGAATCAGCTTACGGACAACGACAAACAGCATACCGCATACTGGTAGGAAGTTCACAGCAAAAAAGGGCTGACCATTTCGGCGACATGTGGGACAGCGGATGGATCGAATCAGACAATATGCAACTGATCGAATACAACGGCAAACCGCTGCGGTCTGACGAGAAATATTTCTGGAAAGTAGCCGTAAAGGATGAAAACGGCAATGAATCGGGTTACAGCGAAGTAGCCAAATGGAGTACCGGATTGTTCTCACAGGAAGAATGGACAGCCAAGTGGATCGGTACGGACAAGGCTTACGATCCGGCGGAAGGACCTAACAAAATATATGATCCGTGGTTCCGGAAAACTTTCGATTTAAAGGAAAACCCGTCTAAAGCGACGCTGTTTGTCGCTTCGGTAGGATATCATGAAGTATATGTCAACGGGAAAAGAATCGATGATCATGTACTTGCACCGGCAGTAACGGACCATACTAAACGGGCGCGTTACATTGCCTACGATATTGCACCCGCACTTACATCCGGCACAAACGTCATCGCCCTATGGCTGGGAACTTCGTGGTCTATCTTTGCTCCTTACGCAACGGCCGATAAACCTCGTACCCCTTTGGTAATCGCCCAGACGGATATCTACGATGCCAACGACCGCAAGCTGGCGAGGATCGCTACCGATCAGTCGTGGAAAACCTATCCGAGTCCCAATAAGCTGATTGGGAACTGGGGATTTGGAGTAGGAGGATATGGAGGCGAGATATGGGATGCTAGTAAAGAGGTGGAAGAGTGGAACCTGGCAACCCTGGACGACCGCAACTGGAAAAACGCCACAGTATACACACCGGCGCTTGAACTATCAACTCAGCAGGTAGAAACCAACATCCTGATTGACGAGATTCATCCGGTCGCCGTCGAATCCCGCCCCGATGGCTCTTACCGTGTGGATATGGGCGTAAATTTCGCGGGATGGACACAAATATCAGTACAGGGCAACCCCGGCGATACCATCCGGTTCCTGTTTTCGGAAAGAGAGCAGGAAGAAATAACGTTCGGGTTGATGAACGCTTACGTTATCGGTGCTTCAGGAAAAGGCACATTTGAAAATCGATTCAACTACAGTTCGGGAAGATGGATCACGATTAAAGGCTTGAGATCGGCTCCCAAAAAAGAGGAGATCAAAGGATGGATGGTACGTACCGCTTTCGATGACGCAGCCCGTTTCGAGTGTTCCGATCCGTTGCAGAACTGGATCTACAATACGGTAAAATGGACTTTTGAGAATCTGTCTCTTGGCGGATTTATCGTCGACTGTCCCCAACGCGAACGATTCGGCTATGGCGGCGATGCACATGCCACTTCCGAAACCGGCCTGTTTAATTACAAACTGGGTGCTTTCTATACCAAATGGCTGGAAGACTGGCGAGACGTACAGGGAACAGAACCGATGACAGGCAATATGAACGATCCGGAATGGGCACGCAAGCAGGAAGGAAGCGGCAGGATACTGGGTGGAGGTATACTCCCTCAGACAGCACCGACCTACCATGGTGGCGGCGGCCCGGCATGGGGCGGAATAGTGGTCACCCTCCCGTGGTTCATATACCAACATCATGGTGATATGCGGGTGCTCGAAGATAATTTCGAAATGATCAAAGGCTGGTTGAAATTTCTCGATACTCATGTAGAAAACGATATGCTCAAACGGTACGGCGCACGGTGGGATTTCCTGGGCGACTGGCTCTGGCCGGGAGCTACGTCGCAAGGGATGAATAACTATTCCGATGAAAATATCTTTTTCAATAACTGCTATTGGGTATATAACCTGAAAACTGCAACACAAATTGCCAGGGTGATCGGAAGAACTGAAGAGGCAGAACAATGGGCGCGTCAGGCAGAACAGTCATCTAAAGCTATCCATGCCAAATATTATCATCCGGACGATCATAATTATTCGGACAGATCGATGCGGAGCCTTTCTGCGGCTCTCTATGGCGATATCATGCCGGCTGAATTACGCCCAAAAGTGATGGAGAGACTGGCTGAAGAGATTCTCGTTCATAAGAACGGACATATCGACGTAGGGATCACCGGTGGTGCAATGCTTTTTAAAGTATTACGTGAAGAGGGGCGAGACGACCTCATCTATTCCATGACATCCCAGACCACCTATCCGGGTTGGGGCCTAATGCGTGAAAGCGGAGCCACCACCATTTGGGAGATGTGGGAAAAAGATCTCCCAGGCCACTCTCTGCTGCACAGCTCTTATCTCTATCCCGGTGCATGGTATATCGATGGTGTGGCCGGTATCAGAAGGGATGCCGATGTTCCCGGATTCAGAAAGTTTATGGTACGGATACCCAAACTCACCGAAACACAAATATCCTCTGCAAAAGCTTCATTCGATTCTCCGGCCGGGTTGATAGAATCCTCATGGGAGCGTGAAAACGGAAGGATTACATTAAATGTAACTGTACCGCCAAACTGTACGGCAACAGTCCTGTTTCCCGATGATAACGGAAAAACCGTACATGTGAATGCTGAACATGTCAAAGAAACTGGCAGAAAAGAAGGATATATCCTGTTTGAAATACCGGCAGGAAAATACCGGTTCAGTAATTGACCGATATTGATTTGATAATATGCTAATATGTCAATATGAATAAGGTGGGAAGGTGGTTTAAGTGAAAAATTAAAAGTGAAAAGTGAATTTTTTTTGAAACTGCTAATTGGATAATTAGTAATTCTACTTCTCCACTTCTAACTTCTTATTTCTTATTTCTGAGTTCTAATTTCTAACTTCTTAATCAATATGAAACACATTCATTTTTTAATTGGACTTATCCTGGTCATATTCATGGCCGGATGTCAGGGAACAGCGGTCAGAGTGGATTCCCTGAAGGTAGAAATGCAGGAGAATCCTCAGGGAGTGAGCACATCAACACCCCGATTCT
This window of the Proteiniphilum saccharofermentans genome carries:
- a CDS encoding family 78 glycoside hydrolase catalytic domain, whose product is MKRIIFFLAILILTSLAITVFGKEKASVAPVNLTCEHLKNPASLDVAHPRFSWTLQPTDESAYGQRQTAYRILVGSSQQKRADHFGDMWDSGWIESDNMQLIEYNGKPLRSDEKYFWKVAVKDENGNESGYSEVAKWSTGLFSQEEWTAKWIGTDKAYDPAEGPNKIYDPWFRKTFDLKENPSKATLFVASVGYHEVYVNGKRIDDHVLAPAVTDHTKRARYIAYDIAPALTSGTNVIALWLGTSWSIFAPYATADKPRTPLVIAQTDIYDANDRKLARIATDQSWKTYPSPNKLIGNWGFGVGGYGGEIWDASKEVEEWNLATLDDRNWKNATVYTPALELSTQQVETNILIDEIHPVAVESRPDGSYRVDMGVNFAGWTQISVQGNPGDTIRFLFSEREQEEITFGLMNAYVIGASGKGTFENRFNYSSGRWITIKGLRSAPKKEEIKGWMVRTAFDDAARFECSDPLQNWIYNTVKWTFENLSLGGFIVDCPQRERFGYGGDAHATSETGLFNYKLGAFYTKWLEDWRDVQGTEPMTGNMNDPEWARKQEGSGRILGGGILPQTAPTYHGGGGPAWGGIVVTLPWFIYQHHGDMRVLEDNFEMIKGWLKFLDTHVENDMLKRYGARWDFLGDWLWPGATSQGMNNYSDENIFFNNCYWVYNLKTATQIARVIGRTEEAEQWARQAEQSSKAIHAKYYHPDDHNYSDRSMRSLSAALYGDIMPAELRPKVMERLAEEILVHKNGHIDVGITGGAMLFKVLREEGRDDLIYSMTSQTTYPGWGLMRESGATTIWEMWEKDLPGHSLLHSSYLYPGAWYIDGVAGIRRDADVPGFRKFMVRIPKLTETQISSAKASFDSPAGLIESSWERENGRITLNVTVPPNCTATVLFPDDNGKTVHVNAEHVKETGRKEGYILFEIPAGKYRFSN